Proteins from a single region of Psilocybe cubensis strain MGC-MH-2018 chromosome 3, whole genome shotgun sequence:
- a CDS encoding Multidrug resistance protein fnx1, with protein sequence MSLIFTDRSRLIYPASATSRSSATGTIQTPKYGSDSTVDRSFTSTLRSASSDSLGPLDISANARRRILAGIWLSQFLSSLNLTLVPTSLSRLPCQQASGALIVFISVLPSISSEFQRANEASWVGTSYLLATCTFTPLYGRLSNAMGRRGANQSAVLFAMVGILACGFSRSMSMLIVSRFISGMGGGGIFTTSSIITSDMYSLRSRGYIQSIGGIFYGLGMGLGGPIGGLINDWLGWRWAFLIQVPLFTFSLVLTSWNLTYTLPGTGRSPKEILRRIDYGGTFSLLAAVASVLLFLSMRFSEGLPLASPYVHVPLCSAIFFIMLFLIIEVYLAVEPILPAYLLTEIVPVLIGLSNALVAVCNLSITYFFPMWFQIVAKSSASSAGLHLLPNSVCISGGSFFAGYMMRRHARYKTLNAVFGILPFIAALLMTQMRVTSHWVHLWCTIMPLGFGNAVVLQTMYIALVSNLPDSQMAVGTGFVQLLRGLGQVGGLAAASAVFQSRLSIELHARLPNVSEELIQKIQHSSKLVEHLPTDIQQTARDAYAASIQCVFILAACASLMAYIVRLPIPDKNLAADERPPAVSESRRESQTSWSDNDSSSTLDEAEVEEDKGSRESSHRRRIESA encoded by the exons ATGTCTCTCATCTTTACGGATCGCAGTCGCCTTATATACCCAGCTTCTGCTACATCTAGATCTTCCGCGACAGGAACGATACAGACCCCGAAGTATGGATCAGATTCAACCGTCGACCGCAGCTTTACTTCTACACTGAGGTCTGCCTCTTCCGATTCCTTGGGTCCGCTTGATATCTCTGCAAATGCAAGGCGTCGAATCTTGGCTGGTATATGGCTTAgccaatttctttcttcgcTCAATC TGACCCTGGTTCCAACAAGTCTGTCTCGTCTACCCTGTCAACAAGCCTCTGGAGCGCTAATCGTCTTTATTTCAGTGCTGCCTTCAATATCGTCTGAATTTCAACGAGCAAATGAAGCAAGCTGGGTGGGCACCTC CTATCTCCTTGCGACATGCACTTTCACACCGCTCTACGGACGACTAAGTAACGCTATGGGACGGAGAGGCGCCAATCAGTCTGCGGTCTTATTTGCGATGGTGGGAATCCTGGCATGTGGGTTTTCCAGAAGCATGTCAATGCTCATCGTCTCTCGATTC ATTTCGGGCatgggaggaggtggaatATTTACTACCTCTTC AATCATCACTAGCGATATGTACAGTTTACGA AGTAGGGGTTACATACAAAGTATAGGTGGAATTTTCTACGGA CTTGGTATGGGACTAGGAGGTCCTATAGGCGGTCTCATAAATGACTG GCTTGGTTGGAGATGGGCATTTCTAATCCAAGTCCCATTGTTTACCTTTTCACTGGTACTGACGAGTTGGAACTTGACGTACACCCTCCCT GGAACTGGTAGAAGCCCTAAAGAAATATTGCGAAGAATCGACTATGGAGGAACGTTCAGCCTCCTTGCTGCT GTTGCTTCAGTGCTTCTATTTCTGAGTATGAGATTCAGCGAAGGCCTTCCT CTCGCAAGCCCATATGTCCATGTTCCCCTGTGTTCCGCCATATTCTTTATCATGCTTTTCCTCATCATCGAGGTTTATCTCGCGGTAGAGCCAATCCTTCCAGCATATCTCTTAACTGAGATAGTTCCGGTATTGATTGGGCTGAGCAACGCGCTGGTTGCCGTGTGTAATCTTTCAATCACCTATTTTTTCCCAATGTGGTTCCAGATTGTGGCAAAGAGCTCTGCAAGCAGTGCGG GATTGCATCTCCTCCCTAACAGCGTTTGCATATCAGGTGGATCGTTCTTCGCCGGGTACATGATGCGTCGACACGCAAGATATAAGACCCTGAATGCTGTCTTTGGAATCCTTCCTTTCATAGCTGCCTTGCTTATGACTCAGATGCGGGTAACGTCGCATTGGGTACATTTGTGGTGTACTATC ATGCCTCTTGGCTTTGGAAATGCCGTGGTACTGCAGACCATGTATATTGCACTAGTCTCAAATCTTCCAGACTCACAGATGGCTGTTGGAACTGGATTTGTGCAGCTTCTGCGTGGACTAG GACAAGTGGGAGGTTTGGCAGCTGCATCTGCCGTGTTCCAGTCAAGGCTCAGTATTGAGTTACACGCCCGGCTTCCCAACGTGTCGGAAGAG TTAatccaaaaaattcaacattCGTCCAAATTGGTCGAGCATTTGCCTACGGATATTCAACAAACTGCCAGAGATGCGTATGCAGCGAGTATACAGTGTGTATTCATTCTTGCGGCCTGTGCATCCTTGATGGCATATATTGTGCGCTTGCCT ATTCCGGATAAAAATCTGGCTGCCGATGAGAGGCCACCAGCGGTTTCCGAATCTAGACGAGAAAGTCAGACCTCTTGGTCGGATAACGACTCATCCTCTACGCTAGATGAAGCAGAGGTAGAAGAAGACAAAGGCTCGCGAGAGTCTAGTCACCGCCGTCGTATTGAATCTGCATAG
- a CDS encoding putative beta-glucosidase I: MPPSDFAKASIPDVLAKLTTEEAILLTAGVGFWHTHALERLGVPAIKVSDGPNGLRGNHFFRGTPAKCLPSSTALGATFDPELIHEVGKKLLAEEAKLRAASLILAPTCNIQRNPLGGRSFESFSEDPFLSGHIAAAYINGVQSGGIGATIKHFVGNDKENDRNGYDSIISPRALREIYLMPFMLAQKHAQPWAYMTAYNRVNGIHVSEDNFLLKKVLREEWKYDGLIMSDWHVLFYSVSDSLNAGLDLEMPGTNKWRTINLVSRSIDARKVTTRTVKERARRVLEAVKKCAAGAPEILDGDGIEHTVDTQESKDLLRSVAAQSIVLLKNEGSILPIRLPKTESKKAKVAVIGPNAKAIVLSGGGSAALKASFFVSPFEGISRALKEEGKKDGLEVEVTYSEGSRAYKTMPSLDYDIFTPSGERGWIASWHAHLNDESMVAKEEVYEEMLLDETRVFVSIDKPKGITERWTVKLRGQLKPREKDCLFEFGLTVAGRAKLFVDGKLIIDNWTRQVRGEDFFGCASIEEKGTFEAKAGVKHDILVEFCNVRSPADGDEDEMLMDSNPGVRLGGAPVEDPDELMATAVQLAKEADIVIAVVGLNSDWETEGYDRTTLALPGRTDELVSKLAEANPKTVVVTQSGSAITMPWAESVAGHIHAWYLGNASGDAIADVLLGRHNPSAKLSLTFPKNENDVPSYGHFHSEDGKIRYSEDLYVPSIADSEFSLTVSLNVTNTGNVTGSEVIQVYIAAPTTSELTHPLLQLKGFAKAKNLAPGESRKVDIVLDKYAVSYWSELYDTWTVEQGVWGIKVGTASDKLVLEDSFKIEKGFEWNGL; encoded by the exons atgCCTCCTTCCGACTTTGCAAAGGCCTCCATCCCCGATGTCCTCGCCAAACTGACAACGGAAGAAGCCATCTTACTTACGGCGGGTGTAGGATTCTGGCATACCCATGCTTTGGAAAGGCTCGGAGTACCAGCGATCAAG GTTAGCGATGGGCCTAATGGATTGAGGGGGAACCATTTTTTCAGGGGTACACCTGCAAAATGTCTTCCG TCTTCAACCGCATTGGGTGCTACATTTGATCCTGAACTCATCCACGAAGTCGGAAAAAAACTCCTTGCCGAAGAAGCCAAACTGCGTGCTGCGTCATTGATTCTAGCACCCACATGCAATATACAGAGG AACCCGCTTGGGGGACGC AGCTTTGAAAGTTTCTCAGAAGACCCTTTTCTCTCAGGCCACATTGCGGCTGCATACATCAATGGTGTTCAAAGTGGGGGGATTGGAGCCACTATCAAGCACTTTGT CGGTAATGATAAGGAAAATGACCGCAACGGATATGACAGCATTATCTCTCCAAGAGCTCTGCGTGAAATTTATCTGATGCCATTCATGCTTGCGCAAAAGCACGCGCAGCCTTGGGCATATATGACTGC TTACAACCGCGTCAATGGCATACACGTATCGGAGGACAATTTTTTGTTGAAAAAAGTTCTCAGGGAAGAATGGAAATATGACGGCCTG ATCATGAGCGACTGGCACGTATTAT TTTACAGCGTATCCGATTCCCTCAACGCCGGACTCGATCTCGAGATGCCTGGAACTAACAAGTGGCGCACTATCAACCTCGTTTCTCGCTCGATCGATGCCCGCAAGGTGACCACCAGAACGGTAAAGGAGCGAGCGAGGAGAGTTCTGGAAGCCGTGAAGAAGTGTGCCGCTGGGGCACCCGAG ATTCTGGACGGCGACGGTATTGAGCATACGGTCGATACACAGGAGTCCAAGGATCTTTTGCGAAGCGTTGCTGCCCAATCAATTGTGCTTCTGAAAAATGAAGGTTCTATCCTCCCGATCCGCTTACCCAAAACCGAATCAAAAAAGGCCAAAGTCGCCGTCATTGGGCCAAATGCGAAGGCGATCGTGTTGAGTGGAGGGGGGTCCGCAGCACTCAAAGCAAGCTTCTTTGTCAGCCCATTTGAAGGTATCTCAAGGGCTCTAAAAGAGGAGGGTAAGAAGGACggtttggaggtggaggtgacATACAGCGAGGGTTCCAGAG CATACAAGACTATGCCTTCACTGGACTACGACATCTTTACTCCCTCCGGAGAGCGCGGCTGGATAGCATCATGGCACGCCCATCTGAATGATGAAAGCATGGTGGCGAAGGAGGAAGTATACGAGGAGATGCTTCTAGACGAGACCCGCGTCTTCGTCAGCATTGATAAACCCAAGGGCATTACAGAACGATGGACAGTCAAGCTGAGGGGACAACTGAAGCCAAGGGAGAAGGACTGCTTGTTTGAGTTCGGGTTGACAGTCGCTGGACGTGCCAAA CTATTTGTTGATGGAAAACTCATCATTGACAACTGGACCCGTCAAGTTCGTGGTGAAGATTTCTTTGGCTGCGCATCAATCGAAGAGAAGGGCACTTTTGAGGCCAAGGCTGGGGTTAAGCACGATATCCTCGTCGAGTTTTGCAATGTGCGATCTCCTGCTGACGGGGACGAGGACGAGATGCTCATGGACAG CAATCCCGGTGTGCGCCTCGGCGGTGCACCTGTAGAAGATCCAGACGAGCTTATGGCTACAGCTGTACAGCTGGCGAAGGAAGCAGACATTGTCATCGCTGTTGTTGGCCTCAACTCTGACTGGGAAACCGAGGGATACGATCGCACCACGCTTGCTTTGCCCGGTCGAACAGATGAGCTGGTATCGAAACTTGCAGAGGCGAACCCGAAGACAGTGGTCGTCACTCAATCT GGTTCTGCGATTACAATGCCCTGGGCTGAGTCTGTTGCTGGACACATCCACGCATGGTACTTAGGCAATGCATCTGGGGACGCCATCGCCGATGTTTTATTAGGGAGACACAACCCATCCGCGAAACTATCATTAACCTTCCCAAAGAATGAGAACGACGTACCTTCGTATGGTCACTTCCATTCTGAAGATGGAAAGATTAGATATTCGGAGGATCTGTATGTG CCATCTATAGCTGATTCGGAATTCTCTCTCACCGTGTCTCTGAATGTTACCAACACTGGCAACGTTACCGGATCCGAAGTCATCCAGGTATACATCGCCGCCCCAACGACGTCTGAGCTTACACACCCACTTCTCCAACTCAAAGGATTTGCGAAGGCCAAAAATCTGGCACCGGGTGAATCCAGAAAAGTTGACATCGTACTCGATAAGTACGCCGTGTCGTACTGGAGCGAGCTGTATGATACCTGGACCGTCGAGCAGGGCGTATGGGGCATCAAAGTCGGGACTGCGAGCGACAAATTGGTGTTGGAGGACAGCTTCAAAATCGAGAAAGGGTTTGAATGGAATGGTCTTTGA